The following proteins are co-located in the Motilibacter rhizosphaerae genome:
- a CDS encoding GGDEF domain-containing protein, with the protein MEAAVEQWPRGGGGVIDTGARPPASLAEELAALERVRGFDVRGTLAAARALRERASVAQDDVAERRALLVEADMLDRLGDTSDSVRLVWDVHEWALRRQHGGLRARTHRLLSSVFQNLGDAPSGLEHAISAMEALDEEEPEVVRQRFVTMLADALATAGSYDSARERYEAAERDLQRLGEMAELVHVLNNHAYTEYEAGDLRRADQLVTRLLTVAETHGVGLTAAARETVASIRVAQGRYAEAVEVAEQAMDFLATGRFEEIDLQSEHALMLTLAKARRLLGDYVGADLALQGCLAESSRRGIAAVYVGALEEAAAAAAEVGDFERAYQLHVVFHAESEALRSREREVAARTSQAIFETTEAREAAQRFREQAMRDPLTGLFNRRYFDDQVNVLLALGEPGLSMGLLDLDHFKSVNDDFSHETGDKVLVTVSRVLERVVSSAARGTPRPFVARLGGEEFALVLPGLDAAAAVELCERIRLVVAEHPWSALLDDRVQTVSIGVAQARAGSSVASLLREADASLYAAKESGRDAVVYSGSAVPRRAWRDIIPMRTPSEEVLP; encoded by the coding sequence GTGGAGGCAGCGGTCGAGCAGTGGCCGCGCGGAGGAGGTGGCGTCATCGACACGGGCGCCCGTCCGCCTGCCTCCCTCGCTGAGGAGCTGGCGGCGCTGGAGCGGGTCCGCGGCTTCGACGTGCGCGGGACGCTGGCGGCTGCCCGCGCGCTGCGCGAGCGCGCCTCCGTCGCGCAGGACGACGTCGCGGAGCGGCGGGCGCTGCTGGTCGAGGCCGACATGCTCGACCGGCTCGGCGACACCAGCGACAGCGTCCGGCTCGTGTGGGACGTCCACGAGTGGGCGCTGCGCCGGCAGCACGGCGGGCTGCGGGCCCGTACGCACCGGCTGCTCTCCTCGGTCTTCCAGAACCTCGGCGACGCCCCCAGCGGGCTCGAGCACGCGATCTCCGCGATGGAGGCCCTCGACGAGGAGGAGCCGGAGGTCGTCCGGCAGCGGTTCGTCACGATGCTGGCCGACGCGCTCGCCACCGCCGGCTCGTACGACTCGGCGCGGGAGCGCTACGAGGCCGCCGAGCGGGACCTGCAGCGGCTGGGGGAGATGGCCGAGCTCGTCCACGTGCTCAACAACCACGCCTACACCGAGTACGAGGCGGGCGACCTGCGCCGGGCGGACCAGCTGGTCACCCGGCTGCTCACCGTCGCGGAGACCCACGGGGTCGGGCTCACGGCCGCAGCCCGGGAGACGGTCGCGAGCATCCGCGTGGCCCAGGGCCGCTACGCCGAGGCCGTCGAGGTGGCCGAGCAGGCGATGGACTTCCTCGCCACGGGCCGCTTCGAGGAGATCGACCTGCAGTCGGAGCACGCGCTCATGCTGACGCTCGCGAAGGCCCGCCGGCTGCTCGGCGACTACGTCGGCGCGGACCTCGCTCTGCAGGGATGCCTCGCGGAGTCGTCACGGCGCGGCATCGCCGCCGTCTACGTCGGCGCGCTCGAGGAGGCGGCCGCAGCCGCGGCCGAGGTCGGGGACTTCGAGCGGGCGTACCAGCTCCACGTGGTCTTCCACGCGGAGTCGGAGGCGCTGCGCTCGCGCGAGCGGGAGGTCGCGGCGCGCACCTCGCAGGCGATCTTCGAGACGACCGAGGCGCGCGAGGCGGCGCAGCGGTTCCGCGAGCAGGCGATGCGCGACCCGCTGACGGGCCTGTTCAACCGGCGCTACTTCGACGACCAGGTCAACGTCCTGCTGGCCCTGGGGGAGCCCGGGCTCAGCATGGGGCTGCTCGACCTCGACCACTTCAAGAGCGTCAACGACGACTTCTCCCACGAGACCGGCGACAAGGTGCTCGTGACGGTGTCGCGCGTGCTGGAGCGGGTGGTGTCGAGCGCGGCGCGGGGGACACCGCGCCCGTTCGTCGCGCGCCTCGGCGGCGAGGAGTTCGCGCTGGTCCTGCCGGGCCTCGACGCGGCGGCCGCGGTGGAGCTGTGCGAGCGGATCCGCCTCGTGGTCGCGGAGCACCCCTGGTCCGCTCTGCTCGACGACCGGGTGCAGACGGTGAGCATCGGGGTGGCGCAGGCGCGCGCGGGGTCGTCGGTCGCGTCGCTGCTGCGCGAGGCGGACGCGAGCCTGTACGCCGCGAAGGAGTCCGGCCGCGACGCCGTCGTCTACTCCGGCAGCGCGGTGCCCCGGCGGGCGTGGCGCGACATCATCCCGATGCGCACGCCCAGCGAGGAGGTCCTCCCCTAG
- a CDS encoding pyrophosphate--fructose-6-phosphate 1-phosphotransferase produces the protein MPVRRVALLTAGGLAPCLSSAVGGLIERYTEIAPEVEILLYPDGYAGLLEGRGTLVTPEGRAQAGNLHRFGGSPIGNSRVKLTNVKNLVERGLVKEGDDPLKIAADQLVTDGVDVLHTIGGDDTNTTAADLAAYLAKHDYALTVVGLPKTIDNDVIPIRQSLGAWTAAEQGALFARNILNETTSNPRMLIVHEVMGRHCGWLTAATAKAYRDQLVAEELAGRFAPALGLDARRLDVHGIYLPELEFDIDAEAERLKGLMDQHGGVNLFVSEGAGVATIVAELEASGAEVVRDPFGHVQIDKINPGAWFAKQMAGKVGAEKTMVQKSGYFSRSAAANAEDLRLIKSCTDLAVEAALKGDGGVVGHDEERGGVLRAIEFERIKGGKAFDTTTPWFVELMGAIGQPVGATAAH, from the coding sequence ATGCCCGTACGCCGCGTCGCGCTGCTCACCGCCGGCGGCCTCGCCCCCTGCCTCTCCTCGGCGGTCGGCGGCCTCATCGAGCGCTACACCGAGATCGCGCCCGAGGTCGAGATCCTGCTCTACCCGGACGGCTACGCCGGCCTGCTCGAGGGCCGCGGCACCCTCGTCACGCCCGAGGGGCGCGCCCAGGCGGGCAACCTGCACCGCTTCGGGGGCAGCCCGATCGGCAACAGCCGGGTCAAGCTCACCAACGTGAAGAACCTCGTCGAGCGCGGCCTCGTCAAGGAGGGCGACGACCCGCTGAAGATCGCGGCGGACCAGCTGGTGACCGACGGCGTGGACGTCCTCCACACGATCGGCGGCGACGACACCAACACGACGGCGGCGGACCTCGCGGCGTACCTCGCGAAGCACGACTACGCGCTCACCGTCGTCGGGCTGCCCAAGACGATCGACAACGACGTCATCCCGATCCGGCAGAGCCTCGGGGCCTGGACGGCGGCGGAGCAGGGTGCGCTGTTCGCCCGCAACATCCTCAACGAGACGACCTCCAACCCGCGGATGCTCATCGTCCACGAGGTCATGGGCCGGCACTGCGGGTGGCTGACGGCGGCGACGGCCAAGGCGTACCGCGACCAGCTGGTGGCCGAGGAGCTCGCGGGCCGGTTCGCGCCCGCGCTCGGGCTCGACGCGCGCCGCCTCGACGTGCACGGCATCTACCTGCCGGAGCTCGAGTTCGACATCGACGCCGAGGCCGAGCGGCTCAAGGGCCTCATGGACCAGCACGGCGGGGTCAACCTGTTCGTCAGCGAGGGCGCCGGCGTCGCCACGATCGTCGCCGAGCTCGAGGCCAGCGGCGCGGAGGTCGTCCGCGACCCCTTCGGCCACGTCCAGATCGACAAGATCAACCCGGGCGCGTGGTTCGCGAAGCAGATGGCCGGCAAGGTCGGCGCGGAGAAGACGATGGTGCAGAAGTCCGGCTACTTCAGCCGGTCCGCCGCCGCCAACGCCGAGGACCTGCGCCTGATCAAGAGCTGCACCGACCTCGCCGTCGAGGCCGCGCTCAAGGGCGACGGCGGCGTCGTCGGGCACGACGAGGAGCGCGGCGGCGTGCTCCGGGCGATCGAGTTCGAGCGCATCAAGGGCGGCAAGGCGTTCGACACCACGACCCCGTGGTTCGTCGAGCTCATGGGCGCGATCGGCCAGCCGGTCGGCGCCACGGCCGCCCACTAG
- the msrB gene encoding peptide-methionine (R)-S-oxide reductase MsrB yields the protein MSYRVQKSDAEWREQLSPQEYAVLRQAATERPFTGEYVDEKRVGVYSCRACGAELFRSETKFESHCGWPSFYDASSSDAVELISDRSLGMVRTEVRCAACGSHLGHVFEGEGYPTPTDQRYCINSVSVRLEPAEG from the coding sequence ATGAGCTACCGAGTGCAGAAGTCCGACGCGGAGTGGCGCGAGCAGCTCTCCCCGCAGGAGTACGCCGTGCTGCGCCAGGCCGCCACCGAGCGCCCGTTCACCGGGGAGTACGTCGACGAGAAGAGGGTCGGCGTCTACTCCTGCCGCGCCTGCGGGGCGGAGCTCTTCCGCTCCGAGACGAAGTTCGAGTCGCACTGCGGGTGGCCGTCGTTCTACGACGCGAGCTCCAGCGACGCGGTCGAGCTCATCAGCGACCGCTCGCTCGGGATGGTGCGGACCGAGGTGCGCTGCGCGGCCTGCGGCTCGCACCTGGGCCACGTGTTCGAGGGCGAGGGCTATCCGACGCCGACGGACCAGCGCTACTGCATCAACTCCGTGTCCGTGCGGCTGGAGCCCGCGGAGGGGTAG
- a CDS encoding SRPBCC family protein — translation MTAHAVVRQVLPVPAAEVFDLVHDYPRRLTWDTLLRSAHTVGDVPPAKGVEAVCSARWSLGGLSFRTRYVTFDRPHLAAVVLVNKPPVFATWAASMRHTDLEGGTSEVAYTLTFTCRPRWAARAVEPVALAAFRWETQRRLRALAAHFAQEHQAGLPG, via the coding sequence ATGACCGCCCACGCCGTCGTCCGCCAGGTGCTGCCCGTGCCCGCCGCGGAGGTCTTCGACCTCGTGCACGACTACCCGCGGCGGCTGACGTGGGACACCCTGCTGCGCTCCGCGCACACCGTCGGCGACGTCCCGCCGGCGAAGGGCGTGGAGGCGGTCTGCAGCGCGCGCTGGAGCCTGGGCGGGCTCAGCTTCCGCACCCGCTACGTCACGTTCGACCGGCCGCACCTCGCCGCCGTCGTCCTGGTGAACAAGCCCCCGGTCTTCGCGACCTGGGCGGCGTCGATGCGGCACACCGACCTCGAGGGCGGCACCAGCGAGGTCGCGTACACGCTGACGTTCACCTGCCGACCGCGCTGGGCCGCGCGCGCCGTCGAGCCGGTCGCGCTCGCCGCGTTCCGCTGGGAGACGCAGCGGCGCCTGCGGGCGCTGGCCGCCCACTTCGCGCAGGAGCACCAGGCCGGTCTGCCCGGCTAG
- a CDS encoding SigE family RNA polymerase sigma factor: MEGVEHVERGSAPPFAEFVGARSAALLRSAWLLTGDEQRSEDLLQTALAKVWTRWDSLGADPEPYVRRVMYTTFVSWWRRKWRDEVPSDVVPEVPVAGDAADAATTREVVREALRQLPRRQRAVVVLRFFEDLSELQTAELLGISPGTVKSTTSRALTKLRDVPALADLVEVTAA, from the coding sequence ATGGAGGGCGTGGAGCACGTGGAGCGCGGGTCCGCGCCGCCGTTCGCCGAGTTCGTCGGCGCGCGCTCGGCCGCGCTCCTGCGCAGTGCCTGGTTGCTCACCGGCGACGAGCAGCGCAGCGAGGACCTCCTGCAGACCGCGCTGGCGAAGGTCTGGACCCGGTGGGACTCGCTGGGCGCAGACCCGGAGCCCTACGTCCGCCGCGTGATGTACACGACCTTCGTCTCCTGGTGGCGCCGCAAGTGGCGCGACGAGGTCCCGTCGGACGTGGTGCCGGAGGTTCCCGTCGCGGGCGACGCGGCGGACGCCGCCACGACGCGCGAGGTCGTGCGCGAGGCCCTCCGCCAGCTGCCGCGGCGGCAGCGGGCGGTCGTCGTGCTGCGCTTCTTCGAGGACCTCAGCGAGCTGCAGACCGCCGAGCTGCTCGGGATCTCCCCGGGGACCGTCAAGAGCACCACGTCGCGTGCGCTCACCAAGCTGCGCGACGTGCCGGCGCTCGCCGACCTCGTCGAGGTGACCGCCGCATGA
- the hemQ gene encoding hydrogen peroxide-dependent heme synthase: protein MSETTSSPKPKARDLNGVIRYTMWSVFRVEGTIGDAGHRHALALEVEELFAAAAEKDDVVVRGTYDVAGLRADADLLVWSHAPTSDALQRFYAGLRHTRLGRSLVPVWSQMALHRPAEFNKSHVPAFLAEEEARAYVSVYPFVRSYEWYLLPDAERRAMLAEHGQMARDYPDVRANTVASFSLGDYEWILAFEADELHRIVDLMRHLRGSTARRHVREEVPFYTGRRLPVGDLVTTLP, encoded by the coding sequence ATGAGCGAGACGACCTCCAGCCCGAAGCCGAAGGCCCGCGACCTCAACGGGGTCATCCGCTACACGATGTGGTCCGTCTTCCGCGTCGAGGGCACGATCGGCGACGCCGGGCACCGGCACGCGCTCGCCCTGGAGGTCGAGGAGCTCTTCGCCGCGGCGGCCGAGAAGGACGACGTCGTGGTCCGGGGGACGTACGACGTGGCGGGCCTGCGCGCCGACGCCGACCTCCTCGTCTGGTCGCACGCGCCGACGAGCGACGCGCTCCAGCGGTTCTACGCCGGGCTGCGCCACACGCGCCTCGGCCGCTCGCTCGTGCCCGTCTGGTCCCAGATGGCGCTGCACCGCCCGGCGGAGTTCAACAAGAGCCACGTCCCGGCGTTCCTGGCCGAGGAGGAGGCGCGCGCCTACGTCTCGGTCTACCCGTTCGTCCGGTCCTACGAGTGGTACCTCCTGCCCGACGCCGAGCGCCGCGCCATGCTCGCCGAGCACGGGCAGATGGCGCGCGACTACCCCGACGTGCGGGCGAACACCGTGGCGTCGTTCTCGCTCGGCGACTACGAGTGGATCCTCGCGTTCGAGGCCGACGAGCTGCACCGCATCGTCGACCTCATGCGCCACCTGCGCGGGTCGACGGCCCGCCGCCACGTGCGCGAGGAGGTGCCCTTCTACACCGGGCGCCGCCTGCCCGTCGGCGACCTCGTGACGACCCTGCCCTAG
- the hemG gene encoding protoporphyrinogen oxidase, protein MHVVVVGGGMAGLAAALELTRSGERPKVTLLEAADRVGGMVRVSDVGGIPVDEGAESLLARRTEAVDLARQVGLGDQLVAPATTSAGIWSRGRVHHLPSGTLLGVPTRVRSVLGAGVLSPAERVQALAGLLHAPAVPDQDEPVGDWVRRSLGPGVADRLVEPLLGGVYAGQVDELSLRSTMPALAAQLAPGRTVRAVGKRSQATGSLRRGPVFQAPVGGVGRLPLATAAELVRRGVSVRTGAEVRLVVRADRGWRVVFGPARESHALMCDAVVVALPAPQAAALLYPHAPVAATELSGIAYAGVGLVTLVLDARDGSWAPHGSGVLVPAVERRVVKAVTLSSRKWGWYADVAPGALVLRASVGRYREDDVLDLDDDALVAAVRDDLRDVVRVGGEPRAVRVTRWRQALPQYAVGHVERVARIRADVAKVPGLAVCGAAYDGVGIPAVIASGREAAHGVLRPPAAAEGGH, encoded by the coding sequence ATGCACGTAGTGGTGGTCGGAGGAGGCATGGCCGGCCTGGCGGCGGCGCTGGAGCTCACCCGCTCCGGGGAGCGGCCGAAGGTGACGCTGCTGGAGGCGGCCGACCGGGTCGGCGGGATGGTGCGCGTCTCCGACGTGGGCGGGATCCCCGTCGACGAGGGCGCCGAGTCGTTGCTCGCGCGGCGGACCGAGGCCGTCGACCTCGCCCGCCAGGTCGGGCTGGGCGACCAGCTCGTGGCCCCCGCGACGACGAGCGCCGGCATCTGGAGCCGCGGCCGGGTCCACCACCTGCCCTCCGGCACGCTGCTCGGCGTCCCCACCCGGGTCCGCTCGGTGCTCGGCGCCGGCGTGCTCTCGCCCGCGGAGCGGGTCCAGGCGCTGGCCGGCCTGCTGCACGCCCCGGCCGTCCCCGACCAGGACGAGCCGGTGGGCGACTGGGTGCGCCGCTCGCTCGGCCCCGGCGTCGCCGACCGGCTCGTCGAGCCGCTGCTCGGCGGGGTCTACGCCGGGCAGGTCGACGAGCTCAGCCTCCGCTCGACGATGCCCGCGCTCGCGGCGCAGCTGGCTCCGGGGCGTACCGTCCGCGCAGTAGGGAAGCGCTCGCAGGCCACCGGCTCCCTGCGCCGCGGCCCCGTCTTCCAGGCCCCCGTCGGCGGAGTGGGGCGGCTCCCGCTCGCCACCGCCGCCGAGCTCGTGCGGCGCGGCGTGTCCGTACGCACCGGGGCCGAGGTCCGCCTGGTCGTGCGCGCCGACCGGGGGTGGCGGGTCGTGTTCGGCCCGGCGCGCGAGTCCCACGCGCTGATGTGCGACGCCGTCGTCGTCGCGCTCCCCGCCCCTCAGGCCGCCGCCCTGCTGTACCCCCACGCGCCGGTGGCGGCGACCGAGCTCTCCGGCATCGCGTACGCCGGGGTCGGCCTCGTCACGCTCGTGCTGGACGCGCGCGACGGCTCGTGGGCGCCGCACGGCAGCGGGGTCCTCGTGCCCGCGGTCGAGCGCCGCGTCGTCAAGGCCGTGACGCTGAGCTCGCGCAAGTGGGGCTGGTACGCCGACGTCGCCCCCGGCGCGCTCGTGCTCCGCGCGTCCGTCGGCCGCTACCGCGAGGACGACGTGCTCGACCTCGACGACGACGCGCTCGTGGCGGCCGTGCGGGACGACCTGCGCGACGTCGTCCGCGTGGGCGGCGAGCCCCGGGCCGTGCGCGTCACGCGCTGGCGCCAGGCGCTGCCGCAGTACGCCGTCGGCCACGTCGAGCGGGTCGCCCGGATCCGGGCGGACGTCGCGAAGGTGCCCGGGCTCGCGGTCTGCGGCGCGGCGTACGACGGGGTGGGGATCCCGGCCGTCATCGCCTCGGGCCGTGAGGCGGCTCACGGCGTGCTGCGCCCGCCTGCAGCGGCCGAGGGCGGGCACTGA
- a CDS encoding DUF4349 domain-containing protein — translation MWGAGGALLAVLVLAGCTGDAKSDSAASSTSAGSSGGGSATRQMEGTAAAPAAPVPAAGASAAASSAAEASSGGGRARTPLHAQALIVTVTRTVQVHDAVASARKAAADAVALGGRLDGEQSGSEPQPLPASSASSPPATPTLPSRVLTTDTVTLRVPTGQVDVLVRKVEAQGKVLAVGRTVQDVTQQSEDVAARLANARASVVRVRGFYSRATNVTQLVALERELSSRLADLESLERQSAALGAQTSLATVTATFTSTPPPAAKSPARKGFVAGLGAGWDGFTASTEVVLTALGAALPFAVPLLVLALLVWWARRLVLRRRSAPSLP, via the coding sequence ATGTGGGGTGCAGGCGGGGCGCTGCTGGCCGTGCTCGTGCTGGCCGGGTGCACGGGGGACGCGAAGTCGGACTCCGCCGCCTCGTCCACCTCGGCCGGCTCGTCCGGAGGCGGCTCGGCCACCCGGCAGATGGAGGGGACGGCTGCCGCTCCGGCCGCACCGGTCCCGGCGGCCGGGGCCTCGGCCGCCGCCAGCTCGGCGGCCGAGGCTTCCTCCGGCGGCGGCCGGGCCCGTACGCCGCTGCACGCGCAGGCCCTCATCGTCACCGTGACCCGGACGGTGCAGGTCCACGACGCGGTCGCCTCCGCGCGCAAGGCCGCGGCTGACGCCGTCGCGCTCGGCGGCCGGCTCGACGGGGAGCAGAGCGGCTCCGAGCCGCAGCCGCTGCCGGCGAGCTCGGCGAGCTCCCCGCCAGCGACGCCGACCCTGCCGAGCCGCGTCCTCACGACCGACACCGTCACGCTGCGCGTCCCGACCGGTCAGGTGGACGTCCTCGTCCGGAAGGTCGAGGCGCAGGGGAAGGTGCTCGCGGTCGGACGCACCGTCCAGGACGTCACGCAGCAGTCGGAGGACGTCGCAGCGCGGCTGGCGAACGCACGGGCCAGCGTCGTGCGCGTGCGCGGCTTCTACTCCCGCGCGACGAACGTGACGCAGCTGGTAGCGCTCGAGCGCGAGCTCTCGTCCCGCCTGGCGGACCTGGAGTCGCTAGAGCGGCAGAGCGCCGCGCTGGGGGCGCAGACCTCGCTCGCCACCGTGACGGCAACGTTCACCTCGACGCCACCGCCTGCTGCGAAGAGTCCTGCCCGCAAGGGGTTCGTCGCCGGTCTCGGCGCCGGGTGGGACGGGTTCACCGCCTCGACCGAGGTCGTGCTGACCGCCCTCGGTGCCGCGCTGCCGTTCGCGGTCCCGCTGCTCGTGCTCGCCCTGCTCGTCTGGTGGGCCCGCCGGCTGGTGCTGCGCCGCCGCTCGGCACCGTCCCTGCCCTAG
- a CDS encoding spermidine synthase family protein: MDEDRPRVLARAQGVSGELVLREHEGRREVIAGGVFLMDTSDGRSERLLVSGAVRPGGHVLVGGLGVGSSLQEALDAGAAHVTLVELEPALVGWHREGLLGAASAAALTDPRVELVVADVIDVLGERPGAYDAVCLDTDNGPDWLVRQENGALYGDAGLATALAALRPGGVLALWSAGPSPEFERRLRGLAGGVRREEVPVRRGEPDVVWFATAP, from the coding sequence GTGGACGAGGACCGCCCCCGCGTGCTGGCCCGCGCCCAGGGCGTGAGCGGCGAGCTCGTGCTGCGCGAGCACGAGGGACGGCGCGAGGTCATCGCCGGCGGGGTGTTCCTCATGGACACGAGCGACGGACGCTCGGAGCGGCTGCTCGTCAGCGGCGCCGTACGCCCCGGCGGGCACGTCCTCGTCGGGGGCCTGGGCGTCGGCTCCAGCCTGCAGGAGGCGCTCGACGCGGGCGCGGCGCACGTCACCCTGGTGGAGCTCGAGCCCGCGCTCGTCGGGTGGCACCGCGAGGGGCTGCTCGGAGCCGCGAGCGCGGCGGCGCTCACCGACCCGCGCGTGGAGCTGGTCGTGGCCGACGTCATCGACGTGCTCGGCGAGCGTCCCGGCGCGTACGACGCGGTGTGCCTGGACACCGACAACGGGCCGGACTGGCTGGTGCGGCAGGAGAACGGTGCGCTCTACGGCGACGCCGGCCTCGCCACCGCGCTCGCCGCGCTGCGCCCGGGCGGCGTGCTCGCTCTGTGGAGCGCCGGCCCGTCGCCGGAGTTCGAGCGGCGGCTGCGCGGACTCGCAGGTGGGGTGCGCCGCGAGGAGGTGCCGGTACGCCGCGGCGAGCCCGACGTCGTCTGGTTCGCCACGGCGCCCTAG
- a CDS encoding PRC-barrel domain containing protein, producing the protein MSELGPADEALMVDADVLDSAGTRIGSVTEVYRSDNTQHPSFVAVDLGDAVRFVPVEGAEVTAGVLRVAFGEELVRSAPEYDAEGGQLEPADAALLYDHYGLPHGLPYQQGSAS; encoded by the coding sequence GTGAGCGAGCTCGGCCCCGCCGACGAGGCGCTGATGGTGGACGCGGACGTCCTCGACAGCGCGGGGACCCGGATCGGGTCCGTCACGGAGGTCTACCGCAGCGACAACACCCAGCACCCGTCCTTCGTGGCGGTCGACCTCGGGGACGCGGTCCGCTTCGTACCGGTCGAGGGCGCCGAGGTCACGGCGGGCGTGCTGCGGGTCGCGTTCGGCGAGGAGCTCGTGCGCAGCGCCCCCGAGTACGACGCGGAGGGCGGCCAGCTGGAGCCGGCCGATGCCGCGCTGCTCTACGACCACTACGGGCTGCCGCACGGGCTGCCCTACCAGCAGGGGAGTGCGAGTTGA